GGCGATAAGATTCGACCGCGCCGCGAGAATATCGTACACTGCAAAGGCCGTTATGGCGAGCAGCACCGAGATCCCCGCGACACTCATCGTGAGGAGTATCAACTTCCGGCGGAACGGGACGTCCGCAAACCGTGCGCCGAAACTGCGGCGCGCCAGTGTATCCTGCGTCATCTGCTCCTAATCTCCGTCGTTCCGCACCGCGAGTTGGTCCTTCGGTGTGTCGGCGGACGGACCGGTCGCCGCACCTGCCGAAGCGGCGATGAGGGCAGCGGTCGCGACCGGCACACTGAAACGGAACGTCGAGCCGAATCCGGGCGTGCTGTCGACAGTAATCGTGCCGCCCGCCTTCATGATCAGTTCCTTACAAATGATCAGGCCGAGTCCTGTGCCCGTCTCCTTGTCGGTTCCGTGAGAGGAATGGTTCTTCTCTATGCGGAAGAGCTTCGCTATAGTCGCCGTCGACATGCCGATGCCGCTGTCCTTGATTTCAATCCAGGCCATGTCGCCTTCGGCGAAGGCGGTGACATCCACCCGTCCACGCCTTTCGGTGAACTTGATCGCGTTCGAAACCAGATTCTCGAGGATCGTACTTAAAAGGTGCGGATCGGAATACACGTAGAACGAACCGGCGATGCTCACCGTGATGGTTATACTTTTAGCTTCGGCGGCCGGACCGAAAAGCGCCGCCACCTGTGTCGCGATGTCGTGCATATCCACCGGCATCGGCTGTATGACGAGCCGGCCGGTCTGTATGCGCGACCAGTGAAGAAGGTTCTCGAGCAGACGATACAGATGTTTGCCGGATTCGTGCAGCATGTCGGCGCATTGGCGGATCTCATCGACGGGCATGCTGCCCGCGCCATCCTTGAGCAGTTCACTGAAGCCGAGCAACGAGACGAAGGGGCTGCGCAGATCGTGCGCGATGATCGAGAAAAAGCGGTCCTTGCTCGCGTTGATCTCCTGCAGATCCTGTTCGGATTTTGTCAATTGCTCGTTCAGGACACGCAGCTCCTCCGTGGACCGGCGCAGCGCCTCCATGTCGGAGTAATGCCCGATGGTGTAACGGATCGACCGCTCGAGCAGTCGTGGTGTGATATCACCCTTCACGAGATAGTCCGAGGCCCCGGCGTTCATCGCGAGTACGTCGACGGTGTGATCCTCCATGCCCGTCATAAAGATGATCGGCTTTGAGCAGCCGGCGGCGCGCGATTCCTCGATCAACTCGAGTCCGTTGCGTGACCCGAGCATGTAGTCCACGATATAGAGATCGTGCCCGTTTTCGACCAGCGCCGTGCGGCCCTCCTCGTACGAAGAGACCCAGTCTACCGTGTAGTGCTTCTCTACAAAATCGCGAAGCATGTCGCGTGTCAGAACAAACGCATCCTCGTCGTCGTCGATGAGGAGCAGCCTCGTCCGCGGGGTAGGTTCTTCGGATGTGGTCATGGGTTACACCCGCTTATTCGGCAGGGCGACGATTTCGAACCAGTATTTCCCGAGCGTTTTCATGATGTCGACCAGCGCATCAAACGACACGGGTTTTGTGATGAAGGAACTCACGCCAAGATCATAGGTGC
This region of Ignavibacteriota bacterium genomic DNA includes:
- a CDS encoding hybrid sensor histidine kinase/response regulator, with translation MTTSEEPTPRTRLLLIDDDEDAFVLTRDMLRDFVEKHYTVDWVSSYEEGRTALVENGHDLYIVDYMLGSRNGLELIEESRAAGCSKPIIFMTGMEDHTVDVLAMNAGASDYLVKGDITPRLLERSIRYTIGHYSDMEALRRSTEELRVLNEQLTKSEQDLQEINASKDRFFSIIAHDLRSPFVSLLGFSELLKDGAGSMPVDEIRQCADMLHESGKHLYRLLENLLHWSRIQTGRLVIQPMPVDMHDIATQVAALFGPAAEAKSITITVSIAGSFYVYSDPHLLSTILENLVSNAIKFTERRGRVDVTAFAEGDMAWIEIKDSGIGMSTATIAKLFRIEKNHSSHGTDKETGTGLGLIICKELIMKAGGTITVDSTPGFGSTFRFSVPVATAALIAASAGAATGPSADTPKDQLAVRNDGD